The following coding sequences lie in one Alicyclobacillus curvatus genomic window:
- a CDS encoding zinc metalloprotease HtpX, producing the protein MNSAKTWFLMGLLTVILVLIGRFIGGSAGMLVFLVIGIAMNFFSYWTSGRMAIMMTRSRPVSEAELPQVYAIVRNLSQRANLPMPEIYLTPSPQPNAFATGRNAAHAKVAVTEGILEALPTRELEGVLAHELGHIRNHDILIGSMAATLAGVITSVANMLQWGLMFGGLGGRDERDGNAVAEIAMMIFAPIAAMMVQMAISRSREFKADATGANLVGDPNPLADALERLEYYSGRIPNPVNPAMSHMFIVNPFRGESLARLFSTHPSTEERVRRLRDMRVLG; encoded by the coding sequence GTGAACTCTGCAAAAACCTGGTTTCTAATGGGGTTGCTGACCGTCATACTGGTGCTGATTGGACGCTTCATTGGCGGTTCGGCGGGCATGCTGGTGTTTCTCGTGATTGGAATTGCGATGAATTTCTTCAGCTACTGGACAAGCGGTAGGATGGCCATCATGATGACCAGAAGTCGACCCGTGTCCGAAGCTGAACTTCCCCAAGTATATGCAATTGTCCGCAACTTGTCGCAGCGGGCGAACTTGCCGATGCCGGAAATTTACCTCACGCCGTCACCGCAACCGAACGCATTTGCGACAGGCCGCAATGCCGCACATGCCAAAGTGGCTGTGACCGAAGGCATTTTGGAAGCGTTGCCAACTCGTGAGCTGGAAGGTGTTCTGGCGCATGAACTGGGCCATATCCGGAACCACGATATCTTAATTGGCTCCATGGCAGCCACTCTTGCGGGTGTGATTACGTCCGTCGCCAACATGTTGCAGTGGGGACTGATGTTTGGTGGCCTAGGGGGCCGGGACGAACGAGATGGGAATGCCGTCGCAGAGATAGCCATGATGATTTTCGCACCTATCGCTGCGATGATGGTTCAAATGGCAATTTCTCGATCTCGGGAATTCAAGGCGGATGCAACCGGCGCGAATTTGGTCGGTGACCCGAACCCGCTGGCGGACGCACTAGAGCGACTGGAGTATTACAGCGGGAGAATCCCGAATCCGGTCAATCCCGCGATGTCACATATGTTCATCGTCAATCCGTTCCGGGGTGAATCCCTGGCCCGGTTGTTCAGTACTCACCCGTCTACAGAAGAACGTGTCCGCCGCTTACGCGATATGCGGGTGCTTGGTTAA
- a CDS encoding glycosyltransferase family 4 protein produces the protein MKQIAVVFPGNERGGAATHITAFAKAVAAHQLQAFIRFLSLGTGPLQEDVEKVYGAVTVLEGSTRGRMRALAQTMRETDRDTLWHAHGPRANVVVYRAARTARRQFTSTIHSDPLKDFLGSRLKSVLFTRLNLFCLRRTVGVFVGNRAFATHVPDVPAFYVPNAIEPVDVDEVRETAQAELCRSLGIEPGSVLIGVVARLDKVKDIGTAIAALPLIRTKMNRPVHLVSAGPGDELPELVRLATVNGVRESVHFLGFVKDTPGLYQAFDVHVLPSKSEGESPFAILEAGAFRTPNVGSDIPGIKNLIVDGETGLLFPQGNAVVLSERIVELLTQPGLAANLAQNFADKVLPRFSLAAMLKGYLEGYTAMGFAIPESESRVVPSNHSSVGVLSQGES, from the coding sequence TTGAAACAGATTGCTGTTGTTTTCCCTGGAAATGAACGCGGGGGGGCCGCAACGCACATTACTGCTTTTGCAAAGGCAGTGGCTGCACATCAACTCCAGGCGTTTATCCGTTTTTTATCGCTTGGGACAGGCCCGCTTCAGGAGGATGTTGAGAAGGTGTATGGTGCAGTCACTGTGCTGGAGGGTTCCACACGCGGTCGCATGCGGGCACTGGCTCAAACAATGCGTGAAACAGACCGTGACACACTCTGGCATGCCCACGGCCCACGTGCGAACGTCGTTGTATATCGAGCGGCCCGCACGGCCAGACGTCAATTTACATCTACGATACACAGCGACCCGCTCAAGGACTTTCTCGGCAGCCGCCTGAAGTCCGTCTTGTTCACGCGACTGAATCTGTTTTGTCTGCGCCGGACGGTTGGGGTGTTTGTTGGAAACCGAGCGTTCGCGACGCATGTACCAGATGTTCCTGCGTTTTACGTGCCAAATGCTATTGAACCTGTCGACGTCGACGAAGTCCGTGAAACGGCACAAGCGGAACTATGTCGGTCTCTTGGCATTGAACCCGGAAGTGTCCTCATTGGCGTCGTCGCGAGGCTCGATAAGGTGAAGGATATTGGAACGGCGATTGCGGCACTACCGCTCATCAGAACCAAAATGAATCGACCTGTTCACCTGGTCAGTGCAGGACCTGGGGACGAGTTGCCTGAACTCGTACGTTTGGCCACGGTGAACGGAGTGAGGGAATCCGTACATTTCCTTGGTTTTGTAAAAGATACACCGGGCCTATACCAAGCCTTTGACGTCCACGTGTTACCGTCGAAAAGCGAAGGGGAATCGCCGTTTGCAATTTTGGAGGCAGGGGCCTTTCGCACACCAAACGTCGGTTCAGACATTCCTGGGATTAAGAATCTCATTGTGGATGGAGAGACCGGCTTGTTGTTTCCGCAGGGGAACGCGGTGGTGTTGTCTGAACGGATCGTCGAACTGTTAACGCAGCCTGGACTTGCAGCAAATCTTGCTCAGAACTTCGCAGACAAAGTTCTTCCGCGGTTTTCCCTGGCAGCGATGCTCAAAGGATACCTCGAAGGCTATACGGCTATGGGATTTGCGATACCTGAATCGGAATCTCGAGTTGTGCCGTCGAACCATTCATCAGTCGGAGTTCTGTCCCAGGGTGAATCATGA